In Paractinoplanes brasiliensis, the following proteins share a genomic window:
- the glpX gene encoding class II fructose-bisphosphatase encodes MPARFPQDLDRNIALDLVRVTEAAAMAAGRWVGRGDKNGGDGAAVDAMRKLINSIQMRGVVVIGEGEKDEAPMLFNGEQVGDGTGPEVDVAVDPIDGTTLMSKGMPGAVAVLAVAERGAMFDPSAVFYMEKIAVGPDCADVIDINAGTAENLKRIARAKKSSISDVTVCILDRPRHAQLIEEVRQAGANIKFISDGDIAGAISAARFESDVDVLMGIGGTPEGITAACALKCLGGMIQAKLWPRDDAEREKALAAGHDLDRVLTTDDLVTGDNCFFVATGVTSGDLLKGVRYRSGGAHTQSIVMRSKSGTIRVIDSYHRLEKLAMYSAVDFDGHLPTVTLGDSEPVI; translated from the coding sequence ATGCCAGCCAGGTTCCCGCAGGATCTCGACCGCAACATCGCCCTCGATCTGGTTCGTGTCACGGAGGCCGCCGCGATGGCCGCGGGCCGCTGGGTGGGCCGGGGCGACAAGAACGGCGGTGACGGCGCGGCCGTCGACGCCATGCGCAAGCTGATCAATTCGATCCAGATGCGCGGCGTGGTGGTGATCGGTGAGGGTGAGAAGGACGAGGCGCCCATGCTCTTCAACGGGGAGCAGGTCGGCGACGGCACCGGGCCCGAGGTCGACGTGGCAGTGGACCCGATCGACGGCACGACGCTGATGAGCAAGGGCATGCCGGGCGCGGTGGCCGTGCTGGCGGTCGCCGAGCGGGGTGCGATGTTCGACCCCAGCGCCGTCTTCTACATGGAGAAGATCGCCGTCGGGCCGGACTGCGCCGACGTGATCGACATCAACGCCGGCACCGCCGAGAACCTCAAGCGGATCGCCCGGGCGAAGAAGTCGAGCATCTCCGACGTGACCGTCTGCATCCTCGACCGGCCGCGGCACGCGCAGCTGATCGAGGAGGTGCGCCAGGCCGGGGCGAACATCAAGTTCATCTCGGACGGGGACATCGCGGGCGCGATCTCGGCGGCCCGCTTCGAGTCCGACGTGGACGTGCTGATGGGCATCGGCGGCACCCCCGAGGGCATCACCGCCGCGTGCGCGCTCAAGTGCCTGGGCGGCATGATCCAGGCCAAGCTGTGGCCGCGCGACGACGCCGAGCGCGAGAAGGCGCTGGCCGCGGGGCACGACCTCGACCGGGTGCTGACCACCGACGACCTGGTCACCGGCGACAACTGCTTCTTCGTGGCCACCGGTGTGACCTCGGGCGACCTGCTCAAGGGCGTGCGGTACAGGTCGGGTGGCGCACACACCCAGTCGATCGTCATGCGGTCCAAGAGCGGCACCATCCGGGTGATCGACTCGTACCACCGCCTGGAGAAGCTGGCCATGTACTCGGCGGTCGACTTCGACGGCCATCTCCCGACGGTGACGCTGGGTGACAGTGAGCCCGTAATCTGA
- a CDS encoding DUF4245 domain-containing protein has product MEPASPAPAPARLSRGQERSPKDMAMSLAVLLIPIALLLTFYRLVLDGDKPVSVDAAPVFQQAQQAGLFPVLVPQGLGDDWHATTATFRRAENGATLRIGYVDPDKDPIQLIESNVPSDVLLPAELSKDAKPIGQVRSEAGVWRLYDARPGEKALVMADQSRTVVLVGKTGSDNLEALADTLR; this is encoded by the coding sequence GTGGAACCCGCATCGCCCGCACCCGCCCCCGCGCGGCTCAGCCGTGGGCAGGAACGCTCGCCCAAGGACATGGCGATGTCACTCGCCGTCCTGCTGATCCCGATCGCGCTGCTGCTCACCTTCTATCGGCTCGTGCTGGACGGGGACAAGCCGGTCTCGGTCGACGCCGCGCCGGTGTTCCAGCAGGCGCAGCAGGCGGGCCTGTTTCCCGTGCTGGTCCCGCAGGGCCTCGGCGACGACTGGCACGCCACGACCGCCACTTTCCGGCGGGCCGAGAACGGCGCGACGCTGCGGATCGGTTACGTCGACCCCGACAAGGACCCGATCCAGCTGATCGAGAGCAACGTGCCGTCGGACGTGTTGCTGCCCGCTGAGCTGTCGAAGGACGCCAAGCCGATCGGGCAGGTTCGCTCCGAGGCCGGGGTGTGGCGGCTCTACGACGCCCGGCCGGGAGAGAAAGCACTGGTCATGGCCGACCAGAGCCGTACGGTCGTGCTGGTCGGCAAAACCGGCAGCGACAACCTGGAAGCCCTGGCCGACACGCTGCGCTGA
- a CDS encoding exodeoxyribonuclease VII small subunit, which produces MSDEKLSYEQARTELATVVERLEQGGSSLEESLALWERGEKLADVCQRWLDGARERIEAARAARGDS; this is translated from the coding sequence GTGAGTGACGAGAAGCTGAGCTACGAGCAGGCCCGCACCGAGCTGGCCACCGTGGTCGAACGGTTGGAGCAGGGCGGCAGCTCGCTGGAGGAGTCGCTGGCCCTGTGGGAGCGGGGCGAGAAACTGGCCGACGTCTGCCAGCGCTGGCTCGACGGCGCCCGCGAACGGATCGAGGCAGCCCGAGCGGCCCGCGGCGACAGCTGA
- the xseA gene encoding exodeoxyribonuclease VII large subunit, with the protein MSEPEPTATPPRSAQPKSSADEPWPVRVVSQKVGAWIAKLGWVWVDGQVAQISRRPGSTVVFLTLRDPSADLSLTVTAHRDVLDSGAPGLAEGARVTLHAKPEFYPARGTLSLRADEIRQVGLGELLARLERLKKLLAAEGLFARERKRRLPFLPQRIGLITGRASAAERDVLMNTRRRWPSVDFRVVNVPVQGPTAVPQIIDALKVLDNDDTVDVIVIARGGGSVEDLLPFSDEALCRAVFGARTPVVSAIGHETDAPLLDYVADLRASTPTDAAKRIVPDLGEETQLIEHARRRLDRAVSTLIDRETHRIESWRSRPSLARPELMVDQRAAEVTALRDRAVRSLEHRLHRADDDLRHTVARLRALSPAATLQRGYAIVQREDGHVVRAAGEVRADDVVRVRLAEGELRAAVRENE; encoded by the coding sequence GTGAGTGAGCCCGAGCCGACCGCGACGCCCCCGCGCAGCGCGCAGCCGAAAAGCTCCGCCGACGAGCCGTGGCCGGTCCGTGTCGTCAGTCAGAAGGTCGGCGCCTGGATCGCCAAGCTGGGCTGGGTGTGGGTCGACGGCCAGGTCGCCCAGATCAGCCGCCGCCCCGGCTCGACGGTGGTCTTCCTGACCCTGCGCGACCCGTCAGCCGATCTCAGCCTCACGGTCACCGCCCACCGCGACGTGCTCGACTCCGGCGCGCCGGGGCTGGCCGAGGGCGCGCGGGTCACCCTGCACGCCAAGCCCGAGTTCTATCCGGCCCGCGGCACCCTCAGCCTGCGCGCCGACGAGATCCGCCAGGTCGGGCTCGGTGAGCTGCTGGCCCGCCTCGAGCGGCTGAAAAAGCTGCTGGCCGCCGAGGGCCTGTTCGCCCGCGAGCGCAAGCGCCGCCTGCCGTTCCTGCCGCAGCGCATCGGCCTGATCACCGGACGGGCCAGCGCGGCCGAGCGCGACGTGCTGATGAACACGCGCCGCCGCTGGCCGTCGGTCGACTTCCGGGTGGTCAACGTGCCGGTCCAGGGCCCCACGGCGGTGCCCCAGATCATCGACGCGCTCAAGGTGCTCGACAACGACGACACCGTCGACGTCATCGTGATCGCCCGCGGCGGCGGCAGCGTGGAAGATCTGCTGCCGTTCAGCGATGAGGCGCTCTGCCGGGCCGTGTTCGGCGCCCGCACCCCGGTGGTGAGCGCGATCGGCCACGAGACGGACGCGCCGCTGCTCGACTACGTAGCAGACCTGCGCGCCTCCACCCCGACCGACGCGGCCAAGCGCATCGTGCCCGACCTCGGCGAGGAAACGCAGCTGATCGAGCACGCCCGCCGCCGGCTCGACCGCGCCGTCAGCACCCTGATCGACCGCGAGACCCACCGCATCGAGTCGTGGCGTTCGCGGCCGTCGCTGGCCCGTCCCGAGCTCATGGTCGACCAGCGCGCTGCCGAGGTGACGGCGCTGCGCGACCGGGCCGTGCGCAGCCTCGAGCACCGCCTGCACCGCGCCGACGACGACCTGCGCCACACGGTCGCCCGCCTGCGGGCGCTGTCCCCGGCGGCCACGCTGCAACGGGGTTACGCGATCGTGCAGCGCGAGGACGGGCATGTGGTCCGCGCGGCCGGCGAGGTCAGAGCCGACGATGTGGTCAGGGTGCGGCTCGCCGAGGGCGAGCTGCGAGCAGCCGTACGGGAGAACGAGTGA